TTCTTCACAATGCTCATCCAGTTCTGCTCCTTGGGGGACAAAAGGATGTGAATTGAAGTCTCGGGTCAAAGTAAGCTCTTTGCTATTAACAAACTCCGTTGCGACGGAGATTGCTTTTTTATCTCCTGGATTTCCCTGGCTGGCAGCAAAAGTGGTGTTAATTCTACGTTCTGCCCGTATGCGTTCCACGTCGATTTCGCTAATGATCAGTTGCTCCTCCATGCAGAAACGTTTGCTACGTGCCAGTAATGAGCCGTTTTCGTAAATCAATCCGTTTCCCGCAAAGACTACATCCGTAGTAGACTCCCCGAAACCACAGGAAGAAAATACGTATCCTGCAATGCAACGTGCTGATTGTTGACTGATAAGAGAACAGAGATAATGATGCTTTCCGATTCCTTCATTATCGGCAGACATATTGAAAATAATTTCTGCTCCTTGTAAAGCCAATGAGGAACTGGGAGGTATGGTAGCCCAAAGGTCTTCGCAAATTTCGATCCCAAAAGTCGTATCGGAAGTTTCAAACAGCAGGTTGGCACCTATGGGAACGATTTGTCCGCATAGGCGTACGGTATCTTCTGTCAGTTGAAGGGCAGAAGTAAACCAGCGCTGTTCGTAGAACTCCTTATAATTGGGGAGGTAAGTTTTGGCAGCAACACCTAGTACTTTTCCTTTTTGAATCACTACGGCGGCATTGATCACGGTTGAATTGACTACTACCGGCATGCCGACAATAGAGATGATGTCCAGTTGGCGGGTATTATTGAGTATCTGCATTAGCCCCATCTCTGCTTCTTCCAGCAAAATCTGCTGTCCGAATAAGTCACCGCAAGTATATCCGGTAATACTCATTTCCGGGAATACTATGATTTGCACACCCTTACCTTCAGCTATTGCGATTTGGCTTTCTATTCTCTCTACATTGAATTTACAGTCGGCCACTTTAACGTGTGGCACGGCTGCAGCTACTTTTACGAATCCGTAGTTCATCTTGTACCTTTTTATATATAGTGGGTACAAAAATAGGAAATAGTTTTGGATTTTTGCCCTTTTGACTCTGAATCCTCAAAATGAGGTGTCTTATGTCGTTTTAATGACTATTGCATAAGCAACTAATAAGAATGTCAAATGGAAAGTAATATGGTCTTATTTTTGACGGTTTATATGGGATATATCTATTTGTTTATTAATATTTTGTTAATTATGCAATAAAAAGACATTTGAGGAAATTTGGTATAAAAAATGAGACTTTTTGTTTTTTCTATTTAACTATTATAATTATATTTGTAGCCAAATTAAAGAATTTTATAGGCAATTTACACCTAAACAAACGATAAGCACTTATTAATATCTATAATTTTAGAGAGATGGACATACACTTTATTAGTATTGCAGCGACACAAGACATTTATTTAGACATATGGCGTAATATTAAAAATCAGCCAAGCTAATTTCCCTATTCTATATATTGTATAGACTATTTGATAGTCTGTCCTGGAACGATGATAAAAGTATACTTTTCAAAGTCGCTCCAAGGGGAGAAGTATATTACTGTTTCATGCGTGAAGCGTAATATGCTAAGTTTTCGTTTTGTAGATAAATCTGTAAAAATAAATCAATTCATTAATTTAAATTCAAGTATCAAAGATGAGAAAATCAATTCTCTTGTTTGTACTCTTTGCTCTACTGAATATTCCTCTTATGCTTTTTGCACAGAGTGGATATAAGGTAAAAGGACATGTTGTTTCGGCAGAAGATAATGAGCCGATGGTTGGTGTGTCTATTTTAGAGAAGGGTACTACAAATGGTGTAATTACCGACATTGATGGTAATTACACTCTTGAGATTAAGGGTACGGCAAGTGCTACTTTGCTGTTCTCTTATATCGGTATGCAATCACAGGCACATGCGGTTAGTGCCAAAACCGGAACACTGAATGTTCGTCTGGTTTCAGATGCTGCTTTAATAGATGAGGTAGTGGTAGTAGCGTATGGAACTCGTAAAAAAGGGACGATTGCTGGTGCCGTATCCACTGTTAAAGCGGAAAAATTAGAAAATGTGCCTGCTGCAGGTTTTGATCAGTCACTGCAGGGACAGACACCGGGTTTGACGGTAATCTCCAATTCGGGAGAACCCAGTAAGGCGGCTGTGTTCCAGCTTCGTGGTACCAATTCTATCAATTCGGGCACCTCTCCGCTGTTTATACTGGATGGTACACCTATCTCCAGTGCTGATTTTAACACAATTAGCCCGGGAGATATAGAATCAATCTCTGTGTTAAAGGATGCTTCGTCGACTTCTATCTACGGAGCCCGTGCGGCAAATGGTGTGGTAGTTATCACTTCTAAGCGCGGACTGGCAATAGATAAAGCGAAAGTTACGTTGCGTGCCCAATGGGGTATTTCTCAATTGGCGTCGAATGACAAATGGGTGGTGATGAATACTCCCGAACGTATCCAATTTGAAAAGGAAATCGGGTTAGACACCGGACAAGATTACGACCTACTGTCTCGCACGAATGTTAATTGGCTGGATGAAGTTTTCAACGATCGTGCACCTTTGCAGAGTTACGAACTTTCTGTCAATCGTGCCACCGACCGTCTGAACTACTATGTTTCCGGAGGATTTTATGATCAGGAAGGTATTGCGCAGAGTTCTTCTTTCCGCCGTTACAATATGCGCGCCAATGCGGAAGTGAAAGCCAGCAACTGGCTGAAAGTGGGCACGAATACAATGATGGCCTATGAAGAAATATCACAGGCTGAAGAGGGAGAACCGGCGCTTTATACACCTATTTCCGGTTCACGCTTTATGTTACCTTACTGGAATCCTTATAATGCTGACGGTTCTTTGGCTTCCGAAAATGATGGAACTTGGACGGGAACGGGGCAGAATCCGATAGAATGGATGGCGAATAATCCCGTATCATACAAAAAGTACAAATTGCTGTCTACTGTATTTGCAGAGATCACTCCGATTCAGAACTTGACTATTCGTGGCCAGTTTGGTGCTGATTATTCACACTCTACGGCTTTCATGCAGTCTTTCCCGAGTTACATTATTAATAATAACTCCGGTAAAGCAGGGCGCAGCTCATCTGATATCCTTAGCCTGAGTGAAACTCTTACAGCCAATTATCGGTGGGCTTTGAATGATGATCATTCATTCAATTTTCTGCTGGGACAGGAAGGGATAGATTATCAATCCTCCGGATTCCAGGTATCTACACAGGGGCAGAATAACGATCGCCTCACCAACCTGCTTACCGGAACTCGCGCTACATCGTGGCCGGATAGTAATAGTGCCTATTCTTATTTGTCTTTTTTCTTCCGTGGGGAGTACAACTATAAAGATTTGTATTATGCGGAAGTTGCTGCACGTACGGATGCTTCTTCCCGCTTCGGTGCAGATCATCGTTGGGGTATGTTTTGGTCGCTGGGTTTTATGTGGAACATCAAGAACGAGGCTTTCCTCAAAGACATAGAATGGCTTACTAGCGCACAGGTTAAGTTGAGTACAGGTACTTCCGGTAACTCGGAAATTCCTTATTACGATCATCTTGCGCTTGTTTCCGGAGATGCAAACTATAATGATGAAGCTGGTATCTATCCTTCACAAAGTGGAAATGAGGAATTGAGCTGGGAGCAGACTTGGGCAAACAATGTTGGCGTGAGTTTTGGCCTTTACAATCGTGTCAATGTGAATGTCGATTTTTATCATAAAAAGACTACTAATATGCTGATGTTAGTTCCTCAATCGTATGCGATCACCGGAGTAGGCAATCGTTGGGACAACATTGGCGCTATGATGAATCGCGGTGTGGAAATTGCGATTGACGGTGATGTGATTCGTACCAAAGATTTCACTTGGAATCTGAGCGCAAACGTTTCTTACAATAAGAATAAACTTTTAGAACTTTACAATGGTGTAGAAGAATATGTAAACTCTACCACTGGATTGAAATATGTAGTAGGACACTCCGTACGTGAGTATTTCATGAACCGTTATGCAGGTGTGAATCCGGCCAATGGCGATGCTTTGTGGTACACAGCCGACGGAGAACTGACAACAGAATTTCGTGAAGAAGACAAAGTGATGACCGGCAAATCGTTTGATTCTCCTTGGGTAGGCGGCTTCGGCACATCCCTTATGTGGAAGGGGCTTTCATTGTCGGCGCAATTCAGCTGGATGGCAAAACGATATGTGATGAACAATGACCGTTTCTTCGAAGAAAGCAACGGACTATACAGTGCCTACAATCAATCGAAAAGATTATTGTACGATCGTTGGAAAAAACCGGGCGACATCACTGATATCCCCCGTTACGGAGTGACGGCTCAGCTTGACGATCGCTTTCTTGAAAACTCTTCATTCCTTCGTCTGAAGAACCTGACACTGGCTTATGCATTTCCGCAATCACTGCTGAAGAAAACTAATTTCTTCACATCTGCGCGTGTTTATCTGCAGGGACAGAACTTGCTTACCTGGACAGGTTTTACCGGACTCGATCCGGAAGTAGCAACTAATGTGTATAGAGCACAATATCCGGCTTCACGCCAGTTTACTTTGGGTATTGACGTTTCATTCTAATAGTATATTTAAAGAAAGATGATTAAGAAATTTAAATTATATATCCTGTTGGCAGCCATGGCATTTTCTGCCGCTTCTTGTTTGGACAAGATGCCTGAAGACGGTATTCCATTCGATGAGTCTATACAGACGGTAGATGATGTGAATCTGGCTGTTATTGGTATTTACGATGCATTCAAAAGTAGTGCTCTGTACTCAGGGAACTTGACAATACTTCCTGATCTGCAGGCAGACCTTGTGTATGGGGTAAATGGAAATACGAATACATTCGGAGATATTTGGCGCTGGAAAGACATTCTGGCAACTAATACAAGTATCGAGGCTGTTTATGCTGGACTGTACAACGTGATTAATCGTTGTAACTTCATGCTCGACCGCGTAGACAGAGTGAGAAATAACACAACCGATGATAAAGATTTGTATAAGCTCGATCAGTGTTGCGGTGAAGCTTATTTTGCCCGTGCGATTGCCTATTCCGAATTGGTGAAGATGTTCTGCAAGGCTTATGAAAGTGATGAAGATGCAGCCAATCAATTGGGTGTGATACTCACCAAGCATTATCAAGGCAAT
This sequence is a window from Bacteroides thetaiotaomicron VPI-5482. Protein-coding genes within it:
- a CDS encoding NAD(+) synthase — its product is MNYGFVKVAAAVPHVKVADCKFNVERIESQIAIAEGKGVQIIVFPEMSITGYTCGDLFGQQILLEEAEMGLMQILNNTRQLDIISIVGMPVVVNSTVINAAVVIQKGKVLGVAAKTYLPNYKEFYEQRWFTSALQLTEDTVRLCGQIVPIGANLLFETSDTTFGIEICEDLWATIPPSSSLALQGAEIIFNMSADNEGIGKHHYLCSLISQQSARCIAGYVFSSCGFGESTTDVVFAGNGLIYENGSLLARSKRFCMEEQLIISEIDVERIRAERRINTTFAASQGNPGDKKAISVATEFVNSKELTLTRDFNSHPFVPQGAELDEHCEEVFSIQIAGLAQRLVHTKAKTAVVGISGGLDSTLALLVCVKTFDKLGLPRKDILGVTMPGFGTTDRTYNNAIDLMKSLGISIREISIQDACIQHFKDIDHDINVHDVTYENSQARERTQILMDIANQTWGMVVGTGDLSELALGWATYNGDHMSMYGVNGSIPKTLVKYLVQWVAENDMDEDAKATLLDIVDTPISPELIPADENGEIKQKTEDLVGPYELHDFFLYYFLRFGFRPSKIYYLANIAFKDVYDKETIKKWLSTFFRRFFNQQFKRSCLPDGPKVGSISISPRGDWRMPSDASSTIWLKEIEDL
- a CDS encoding SusC/RagA family TonB-linked outer membrane protein, coding for MRKSILLFVLFALLNIPLMLFAQSGYKVKGHVVSAEDNEPMVGVSILEKGTTNGVITDIDGNYTLEIKGTASATLLFSYIGMQSQAHAVSAKTGTLNVRLVSDAALIDEVVVVAYGTRKKGTIAGAVSTVKAEKLENVPAAGFDQSLQGQTPGLTVISNSGEPSKAAVFQLRGTNSINSGTSPLFILDGTPISSADFNTISPGDIESISVLKDASSTSIYGARAANGVVVITSKRGLAIDKAKVTLRAQWGISQLASNDKWVVMNTPERIQFEKEIGLDTGQDYDLLSRTNVNWLDEVFNDRAPLQSYELSVNRATDRLNYYVSGGFYDQEGIAQSSSFRRYNMRANAEVKASNWLKVGTNTMMAYEEISQAEEGEPALYTPISGSRFMLPYWNPYNADGSLASENDGTWTGTGQNPIEWMANNPVSYKKYKLLSTVFAEITPIQNLTIRGQFGADYSHSTAFMQSFPSYIINNNSGKAGRSSSDILSLSETLTANYRWALNDDHSFNFLLGQEGIDYQSSGFQVSTQGQNNDRLTNLLTGTRATSWPDSNSAYSYLSFFFRGEYNYKDLYYAEVAARTDASSRFGADHRWGMFWSLGFMWNIKNEAFLKDIEWLTSAQVKLSTGTSGNSEIPYYDHLALVSGDANYNDEAGIYPSQSGNEELSWEQTWANNVGVSFGLYNRVNVNVDFYHKKTTNMLMLVPQSYAITGVGNRWDNIGAMMNRGVEIAIDGDVIRTKDFTWNLSANVSYNKNKLLELYNGVEEYVNSTTGLKYVVGHSVREYFMNRYAGVNPANGDALWYTADGELTTEFREEDKVMTGKSFDSPWVGGFGTSLMWKGLSLSAQFSWMAKRYVMNNDRFFEESNGLYSAYNQSKRLLYDRWKKPGDITDIPRYGVTAQLDDRFLENSSFLRLKNLTLAYAFPQSLLKKTNFFTSARVYLQGQNLLTWTGFTGLDPEVATNVYRAQYPASRQFTLGIDVSF